The genomic DNA AAACCAGAGCCGCCTGTCCCGCCAACCAAACCCTCTGTTCCCAAGGCAGAACCAGTAGCGCCCCCCCCTAAGGCAGAAGAAAAGCCCACGGCTCCTCCTGGGGCGGTAGCCCCGCCTAAGAAACCCGAACCACCTGCTAAGAAACCAGAGGAGGTAACTACTCCCCCCCCTAAAAAGCCCGAACCACCAACTTTGCGCAAGCCTGTCCCCAAACCTACCCTCCCCAAGAAGGAAGCAACCAGCCCTCCCCCTAAACCCAAGCCCCCTGTCATCTCGGCAAAGCGTCCCACGCCGCCTAAGGGAGACCTATTGATTGAACGGGGTATCAGCCCTCCCAAACCTGTTAAACCAGCTGCGGAAGCACCTGCGCCCCCCGTTAAACCAACACGCCCAGTGGAACCAGAAATCCCTCCCCTCGAACCAGTGGCTACATTTGAGGAGGTAGCACTCCGTCCTCGTCCCACTAAGAAGCAAAAATCTAAAGTGGAGGACTTGGAAGCTCTGGAACAGGAAAAGGTTAAACGGAGTAACAAGCTGCGGCGCTTTTATGAGGAGGAAGATATCGATTTCGATGAAGAGGACTGGTTCGACGACTATGAGGAGGAGGAGGAAGCCCCTATTAGTCTTTCTCTAGTCCGTCCCTCTGTTCGCCCCCCCAAACCCTCTGTCAGTAAGCCCACGGGAGGGATGAGCCGAGGTGATGCCCAGAAGTCCCCGAAAAAACCAAAGGAACGTCGTCCTACTACCTCCCCTACCCCTGAAAAACCTACCTCGATCGAGCTGGCTGATGCCATTCCCTTGCCGGAGTTAGCTAGTCGGTTGGTGGTGGCGGAGACAGAAATTATCCGCATCCTGTTCCTGAAGGGGATCATGGTGAACATCAACCAAGCCCTTGACCTCGATACTGCCAAAATTGTCTGTCAGGAACTGGGGGTAGAGGTAAGGGAGCCGGCAGCGAGTGCTGCTGCCACGAAGACAGAAATGCTGGAAATGGAGGACTTAGAAAACCTCCAGCGTCGTCCCCCCGTAGTGACAATTATGGGGCACGTGGATCATGGCAAAACCTCTCTTCTCGATGCCATTCGCAAAACCAAGGTTGCCCAGGGGGAAGCAGGGGGGATTACCCAGCATATCGGTGCCTACCACGTGGAAATTGAAGTGGAGGGCAAACCCCAAACGATCGTCTTCCTGGATACGCCTGGTCACGAAGCTTTTACCGCTATGCGGGCGCGGGGAGCAAAAGTTACTGATATTGCTGTCCTGGTAGTGGCAGCGGATGACGGTGTACAACCACAAACGATCGAGGCTATCAGTCACGCCCGTGCCGCCAAGGTACCCATCATTGTTGCCATCAACAAAATCGATAAACCCGAGGCGCAACCCGATCGCATTCGGCAGGAACTGACGGAGTACGGTCTGATTGATGAAGCGTGGGGAGGAGACACGATCATGGTACCCGTGAGTGCCCTGCGGGGGGATAACCTCGATACGCTCTTAGAAATGATCCTGCTGGTGGCAGAAGTGGAGGACTTGAGTGCTAACCCCGATCGTCCTGCCAAAGGCACCATCATCGAAGCCCATATGGACAAAGCCAGGGGGCCGGTGGCTACCTTCCTCGTACAAAATGGCACCCTCAAGGTGGGGGATATAGTCCTAGCGGGGTCAGTGTACGGCAAAGTGCGGGCGATGATCAACGATCGGGGGGAACGGGTAGAAAAAGCCTTGCCTTCCTTCCCCGTGGAAGTCTTAGGCTTGAACGAACTGCCCCAAGCAGGGGACGAATTTGAGGTGTTCACCGATGAAAAGCAAGCCCGAGCGCTGGCGGAAGAGCGGGCAGAAGCCCAGCGGCAAAGTCGTCTACAACAGTCCCTTGCTAGTCGGCGCATTAGTTTAGGGACAGTCTCTGCCCAGGCGCAGGAAGGAGAACTCAAGGAACTCAATGTGATTGTCAAGGCAGATGTCCAGGGGTCAGTGGAAGCGATCGTCAATTCCCTGTCCCAGTTACCCCAGCAGGAAGTGCAGTTGCGTGTTCTTCTAGCCGCTGTAGGGGAAGTCAGCGAAAACGACGTAGCCTTGGCTGCTGCTAGTAATGCTGTCATTTTGGGCTTTAATACTTCCTTAGCCCCTGGTGCTCGTCAAGCCGCTGATGAATTGGGGGTAGACATTCGGGATTACAACATCATCTACAACCTCCTGGAGGATGTGCAGGCGGCAATGGAGGGTCTCCTAGAACCGGAACTAGTAGAAGAACCTCTAGGTCAAGCGGAAGTGCGCCAGGTTTTCCACCTAAGCAAGGCAGTAGTTGCAGGCTGTTATGTTCTGTCGGGCAAGTTAGTGCGGAATTGTAATCTCAGGGTGTTACGGAAGGGCAAGGTCATTCACGAAGGGGCACTTGACTCCCTCCGCAGGATGAAAGACGATGTTAAAGAGGTAGCTAGCGGGTTTGAATGCGGTGTGTCCGTCAACAAATACACCGATTGGCAGGAGGGGGACATCATCGAAGCCTTCCGCATGGTGACTAAGCGCCGTACCCTGAGCACCTAGCTACAGAATTTTCTCCAACCCGTAGACCAAGGACTGCAGCGTGATGACTTTGCGGATTGCCAAGATAACGCCGGGCATATAGCAAGCTCGATCGATGACATTATGGCGCAGGCTATAGGTCTCCCCCGCACTACCAAAGATAACCTCCTGGTGGGCAACTAAACCAGGCAACCGCACACTGTGAATGGGGATGTTTTCCCCCACTACCTTGCCCCTGCCCTCGGTTTCTAAGCGGGGGTTAAACGTCTTGCCCAACTCGGAGAGCATCTGTGCCGTTTTAATTGCCGTGCCACTGGGGGCATCCGCCTTCTGTTCATGGTGCAACTCAATGATTTCCACATAGTCATAAAACTGACTGGCGGCAACAGCAGCTTGCTGGAGCAAAATCATGCCAATGGAAAAATTGGGAGCGATAATTGCCCCTACACTGGCTTTATCAGCAAACTCAGCTAAATCTTGGATTTGCGCCTCTGTCAGTCCCGTTGTACCCACTACCGGACGGACTCCATAGGCAATTGCCGATCGGACATGGTCGTAGACTACCCCAGGATGGGTGAAATCCACCATAACGGCGTACTGCTGCTCCTGCGCTCCCTGCGCCAATAACACTTGCAAATCACTTGTAACTGGCACTTCTAGCGCCCCTATTCCCACCACCTCCCCAATATCCTCCCCCAAATGCGTACGTCCTGTTGCCCCAATTAACACTAAATCCCGCCGCTGGGCAATTGCCTTAATTACTGTCCGCCCCATCTTGCCCGTTGCCCCCGCCACAATCACAGGAATTGGTAAATCTGTCGCCATGAGATGCCTGCCTAGCTTCAGAGGATTAGTCTACCATCTGCACAAAATTTAAGGATTAGTTAAGGAAAAGTTAAGAATACTTAGTTGCCAACCCCTGCCTAAACCGCCAAGATGGTAGATAGCAAGATTATAGGTAGAAAAACGCCATGGCACCTTCTGTAGTTATTGCTCAGATTTCCGAGGATCAAGAAAAGCTCTGGCAAGCCGTATTGGAGTCCCAAGGGCTAGAGGTGACGGTCAAATCTCCCCAGGAAGACCTGACGCAATATCTCAAGGAACAGAAGCTGAGCGGGCGAGAACTACCGCATCTAATTTTGATGGACATGGGGATTACCACCAGTGACGGTTCCTCCCTGCAAGCAGTAGGGGTTTGCCGCTGGTGTACGGAAAACCAAGCTCCCACTAAAGTCATTCTCAACAACTCCAAACAGGACCAAATTTTACCCCTCAAGCGACGGTGGGCTACCCGTTTGGGTGCAGCAGACCTCCTACCCCGCCTATTCTCGGAGAATCTCAATGAAATTATCGATCGGGTAGCGGAAATTGGCGAGTTTACTGTTTCCCGAGCTGCATTGGAACAGATATTTGCCAGCACGACGCGGGCAGAAGCGGAAGACACTACTGTGCTTGCTCCCAGAACTGAAGTTCGCACTCTCAGGGAAGTAAAAACCGATGAAATTGTCCGTAAATTAGCTGCTCTCACCTCCACGATCAATGAAGTTTATGCTGAAGAAGAGAGTAAGGGAGAAGAACAAACAACAGGTTTATCTTTGGATGCCACTATTCAAGAACTGACCTTGTATGACTTTCAATTAGAAATCAACCGTCCTGGCAATGATGCTGTTCGCTACCTAGAAGAAAATACCCTTATTCCTGGTGTGATTCTTGTCCAGGAAGGCAAATACTTTGGCTTTCTTTCTCGCCGTCGCATCCTAGAAATGTTAGCCCGTCCCTTTGGACAAGAACTATTCTTGAAACGACCGATCGTGAAGATGTATGACTCAGGGGCTTTAGACACTATGATTTTGCCAGGCAACACTTCCGTAGTTGTAGCGGCAGTCAATGCTTTGCGTAGGGCGGAAGCTCTAATTTATGAGCCAGTAGTTGTACAACTTGATCCAGACAACTATAGAATGCTCGACCTCCATGACCTATTGTTGGCACAACTAGAAATACAAGAGACGGCATCCAAGATGCTGCGTAACCAAGCCAAAGCTCGCATGGTGCAGATGGAAAAGATGGCAAGTCTAGGTCAAATGCTAGCTGAAGTTTCCCATGACATTCGCAACCCTGTCAATTTCATCCATGGTAATGTGGAGTACTTGCAAAATTACTGTCAGAGCTTGATTAAAACTGTAGAGACAATTCAGCGAGAGATCAATCATCCTACCCTGGGACAACTGATAGAAACGGAAAATTTAACCTATGTGCTCCAGGACTTACCTAAGGTAGTCAACAGCATCAAGTTGGGGGCAGAACAACTACGCAATCTAGTCACCGGTCTGCAGAGCTACTCCCACATGGAGGAAGTTATACCCGACATTTTGGACATCCATGAATGTATTGAAAATAGTCTCACTATCTTGAGTAATCGCATCAAAGATCAGATTACCATAGAGAAACGATTCAACGAAGAAGTAGGGGAAATTCTCGGCTTCCAAGGTCAACTAATGCAGGTATTCATGAACATTATCGGTAATGCTGTGGATGCCCTCTACGAAAAGATGCAGAAGGTAGGCAAGAACGGCTGGCAACCCAAGATCATTATTTCCACTGGGCTAAAACATGAAGATAAAAATGACTTTCTTTCCATCAAAATTGCGGACAACGGCGAAGGTATTCCCCCAGAAAACCAAAAACGTATTTTTGATTCTTTCTTCACAACCAAATCAGCTGGCAAGGGCACAGGCTTGGGCATGGCTATTACCCACGAAATTGTTGTGCAAAAACATAAGGGTAAGATACTACTTAACTCTCCCTATGTTATGGACGGTAAGAAAATTACAGGTACTGAGTTTGAAGTTTTACTACCTACTTCATAGTCCTATACAAATCGTTAAATCTAGCTCTTCATCGGCATGGTATAATTTTCCTACATATCTGCATGTAGGGTATGGCAGTTTGCTTTGGTGTGTAATCTAGAGTAGAGACAAAAATCACCAACAAGGGAAGGGAGGATTAAAAAATTGACAAGGGAAAAACTTAAAAGTCTCCACTACTTGCGGAGCTAATGACTTATGACCAAGGTGTTATTCGTTACTGTCGGTGGCTCACCTCAGCCCATCGTCACTGCTATTAAGAGCCTAAACCCCGATCGGGTCATTTTCATCTGCTCCAGTAACAATAAAGGTAAAGGTTCTATCGATCAGGTAGTGGGGAAGGGTACGCCCTGTGAAATTAGGAAAGGGGATACAGTTGTGGACAGGTTGCCCAACATTCCCACCCAGGCAGAAATTACGGCTCGCTTTAATCCCGATCGGGACATAATTCTTATAGATGACCCTGATGATTTATCAGAATGCTATACCAAAATTGCTGATGGCATAAAAAAAGTAAAAGAAGAAGAGGAAATGGCAAATATTTACGCCGACTATACAGGCAGTACGAAAACAATGTCTGCAGCTCTTGTGGTTGCTAGTTTGGATTACGATATACAATTGATGATTACTACTAGCACTGTTAGAACAAATAATATTAGGGTGGAAGTAGGAGAGAGAACAAGGAGAGCGCGCACGATCGGTATGTCGGTTAGACGATTGTTAGAACAGAATGTAACTACATATCTCAAAGAGTATAACTACAGTGCTGCGGTTAGGTATCTGGAAGAATTACAAGTTAATCATGAACTAGTAGAGCAAGATGGACAAAAAGTAGGCATGTGTCTGGATATTTGTCGTGCCTTTGATGCTTGGGATAAGTTTGAACATAGCACTGCTTGGCAATTAATCCAACCCTATATGAAGTCACTTAAAGAATACGGCATTTTTCTGAAGAAAGTAAAGTATAGTCGGAATTTGTTAGACCCAGATTTCAGGGGTGATGACCTGATTAAAGGTCATGGCTACGAGGTGCTTCAGGACTTACTATTAAATGTTGAACGTCGTGTAGAGCAAAAACGTTATGATGATGCCGTTGGTCGGCTTTACCGATCGTTAGAGTTGTTAGCCCAACTAAGACTCCTGTTACAGTACGGACTGAAGACAGAAAACGTGGACGTAACACAGCTGCCAAAGGATTTACAGTCCAAGTATGAAAGTTACCGATTGCAAGACGGTAAGGTGCAGCTGGCTCTGCAGCGTTCCTATGAGTTGCTCTGTGACCTCAATGACCCCTTAGGTCGGGTATACGAAAACTATAAGGGACGGATTATGGATGCCCTGGCAACCCGAAATTACTCAATCCTTGCCCATGGATTTAGTCCAATCATTGAGGAGAAGTACAGAAAGTTTGCTGATTGTATCCTAGGATTTATGCGGGAGGGCTTATCCATCTGTGTTGGCAATAAATTGCAAGAAGCCCCACAATTTATTAGTGACTTGAGCTTATTAACAGAGCTATGACCGATCGTTATTCTAACCTGATCGATTTAGTTAAGGAATGGCAAAGCAAT from Pseudanabaenaceae cyanobacterium SKYG29 includes the following:
- a CDS encoding ATP-binding protein, with amino-acid sequence MAPSVVIAQISEDQEKLWQAVLESQGLEVTVKSPQEDLTQYLKEQKLSGRELPHLILMDMGITTSDGSSLQAVGVCRWCTENQAPTKVILNNSKQDQILPLKRRWATRLGAADLLPRLFSENLNEIIDRVAEIGEFTVSRAALEQIFASTTRAEAEDTTVLAPRTEVRTLREVKTDEIVRKLAALTSTINEVYAEEESKGEEQTTGLSLDATIQELTLYDFQLEINRPGNDAVRYLEENTLIPGVILVQEGKYFGFLSRRRILEMLARPFGQELFLKRPIVKMYDSGALDTMILPGNTSVVVAAVNALRRAEALIYEPVVVQLDPDNYRMLDLHDLLLAQLEIQETASKMLRNQAKARMVQMEKMASLGQMLAEVSHDIRNPVNFIHGNVEYLQNYCQSLIKTVETIQREINHPTLGQLIETENLTYVLQDLPKVVNSIKLGAEQLRNLVTGLQSYSHMEEVIPDILDIHECIENSLTILSNRIKDQITIEKRFNEEVGEILGFQGQLMQVFMNIIGNAVDALYEKMQKVGKNGWQPKIIISTGLKHEDKNDFLSIKIADNGEGIPPENQKRIFDSFFTTKSAGKGTGLGMAITHEIVVQKHKGKILLNSPYVMDGKKITGTEFEVLLPTS
- the infB gene encoding translation initiation factor IF-2, which gives rise to MSRVRIYDLARELHLDNKDVMAICEEHGIPLKSHSSTITEEEAEKVRASARAGNRPLRSSAKPSRTKETKEKEVSPKTNKIVTVSKPEVKLVAPPTKPAAPAPLPKPEPPVPPTKPSVPKAEPVAPPPKAEEKPTAPPGAVAPPKKPEPPAKKPEEVTTPPPKKPEPPTLRKPVPKPTLPKKEATSPPPKPKPPVISAKRPTPPKGDLLIERGISPPKPVKPAAEAPAPPVKPTRPVEPEIPPLEPVATFEEVALRPRPTKKQKSKVEDLEALEQEKVKRSNKLRRFYEEEDIDFDEEDWFDDYEEEEEAPISLSLVRPSVRPPKPSVSKPTGGMSRGDAQKSPKKPKERRPTTSPTPEKPTSIELADAIPLPELASRLVVAETEIIRILFLKGIMVNINQALDLDTAKIVCQELGVEVREPAASAAATKTEMLEMEDLENLQRRPPVVTIMGHVDHGKTSLLDAIRKTKVAQGEAGGITQHIGAYHVEIEVEGKPQTIVFLDTPGHEAFTAMRARGAKVTDIAVLVVAADDGVQPQTIEAISHARAAKVPIIVAINKIDKPEAQPDRIRQELTEYGLIDEAWGGDTIMVPVSALRGDNLDTLLEMILLVAEVEDLSANPDRPAKGTIIEAHMDKARGPVATFLVQNGTLKVGDIVLAGSVYGKVRAMINDRGERVEKALPSFPVEVLGLNELPQAGDEFEVFTDEKQARALAEERAEAQRQSRLQQSLASRRISLGTVSAQAQEGELKELNVIVKADVQGSVEAIVNSLSQLPQQEVQLRVLLAAVGEVSENDVALAAASNAVILGFNTSLAPGARQAADELGVDIRDYNIIYNLLEDVQAAMEGLLEPELVEEPLGQAEVRQVFHLSKAVVAGCYVLSGKLVRNCNLRVLRKGKVIHEGALDSLRRMKDDVKEVASGFECGVSVNKYTDWQEGDIIEAFRMVTKRRTLST
- the dapB gene encoding 4-hydroxy-tetrahydrodipicolinate reductase, which gives rise to MATDLPIPVIVAGATGKMGRTVIKAIAQRRDLVLIGATGRTHLGEDIGEVVGIGALEVPVTSDLQVLLAQGAQEQQYAVMVDFTHPGVVYDHVRSAIAYGVRPVVGTTGLTEAQIQDLAEFADKASVGAIIAPNFSIGMILLQQAAVAASQFYDYVEIIELHHEQKADAPSGTAIKTAQMLSELGKTFNPRLETEGRGKVVGENIPIHSVRLPGLVAHQEVIFGSAGETYSLRHNVIDRACYMPGVILAIRKVITLQSLVYGLEKIL
- a CDS encoding TIGR02710 family CRISPR-associated CARF protein gives rise to the protein MTKVLFVTVGGSPQPIVTAIKSLNPDRVIFICSSNNKGKGSIDQVVGKGTPCEIRKGDTVVDRLPNIPTQAEITARFNPDRDIILIDDPDDLSECYTKIADGIKKVKEEEEMANIYADYTGSTKTMSAALVVASLDYDIQLMITTSTVRTNNIRVEVGERTRRARTIGMSVRRLLEQNVTTYLKEYNYSAAVRYLEELQVNHELVEQDGQKVGMCLDICRAFDAWDKFEHSTAWQLIQPYMKSLKEYGIFLKKVKYSRNLLDPDFRGDDLIKGHGYEVLQDLLLNVERRVEQKRYDDAVGRLYRSLELLAQLRLLLQYGLKTENVDVTQLPKDLQSKYESYRLQDGKVQLALQRSYELLCDLNDPLGRVYENYKGRIMDALATRNYSILAHGFSPIIEEKYRKFADCILGFMREGLSICVGNKLQEAPQFISDLSLLTEL